From Pseudomonas arsenicoxydans:
CGTAGATCTATCTAAAGCCGATGCTCAATCAGCGTAGCCATCGGCAAAGACAGACCCCGTAGTCTTAAACGCTGGGATCAGGAAGGTGTGTTAGCCGGACGCTTACCCCCTATCCTTGCTCGGCGCCTAACGGTTGCCCCCCTTTGATTCGAGAGCCAGGAAATGCATATGACCGAGACAACCCAAGTCATGGAAGCGTTGTCGGCCAACGAAGCCAATCTAAAACTTTGTGAAGGCTGGTCTTTGATATCGGTGGTTGTCACAACACATCTTAATGGGAGGGGATTTTGACTTATCTGGATTGGGTTCAATGGCCGGCGATGCTTGTCACTGTGCTTGCTGCATGGTTGATCGGGTCTCAACAGCCGTCGAGACGAATGACTGGCTTTGTATGCTTCATTTTGAGCAATGTGCTGTGGGTGATTTGGGGTTCGTACGCTGAAGCCTACGCGCTCATTCTCTTGCAGATTTGCCTGTGCCTCATGAACCTTCGCGGGTTTAAGAAGAACCTGAAAGACCAGTAAACAAGAGTGAAGCGGATCCCTGTTTCTCTATGGTTTGAATCCTCGGCAACTGCCGCGCAGCAGCTCTTGCATTCGCCAGTGGAGCACCGTGACGAAGCTGCGCTCGCTGAAGTAGTCGAGAAATGTGTTACCACACAGCAATATGGGAATCGGCTCGCGGCTCAGTACCACCGCACAGCACACCGGTGTCCGGGTCCCGAATGATGATCTGCCCTCGCCCATAGTTGATCAGGTCGCAATCGACCTGAATCCGGTGTCCGCGCCGCGCCAGCGAAGCCGCCAGATCCCGAGACGCTCCCTGCTCAATGCCGACCTTCATTTCTCCAAGCCATTGCCACCGAGGGGCGTCCAGCGCGGCTTGTGGGTTAAGACCAAAATCCACCAGGTTCATGACCATCTGCACATGGCCTTGGGGCTGCATGTAGCCGCCCATGACGCCGAACGGTCCCACCGGCGCGTCGCCTTGACTGATGAAACCGGGAATGATGGTGTGAAAGGTTTTTTTGCCCGGTGCCAGGCAGTTGGCGTGGTCAGGATCGAGACTGAACTCCTGTCCGCGGTTCTGCAAGGCGATGCCGCTGTCTGGCAGTACCACGCCGGAACCGAAGCCGTGGTAGTTGCTCTGGATGAAAGACACCATGTTGCCCTCCTCATCCGCCGTGGCCAGGTAAACCGTGCCGCTGGCATGGGGATCACCGGGATTAGGTTCTCGCGCCTGATCAGTGATCTGTTCGCGACGTTGGCGGCTGTAGGCATCGCTGAGAAGATCAGCCACCGCCACACGCATGTGCAGTGGATCGGTGATGTAATGCAGGCCGTCGCTGTAAGCCAGCTTCATGGCTTCCAGTTGACGATGCCAGGTCTGCTGGCTGTCGCGGTGATCGAAGTCAAAGCCCTCAAGGATTTTCAGGGTCATCAGGGCGACTAATCCTTGCCCGCTTGGGGGGATTTCCCACACATCGTAGCCACGATAGTTGATGCTGATCGGGTCCACCCATTGGGCGCGATAGTCTTGCAGGTCACTGGCGCGCAGGTAACCGCCGGTGGCGCGGGAATGGGCATCCAGCCGCTTAGCCAATGCGCCGCGATAGAAGCTTTCACCCTCGGTGTCAGCCAGCTCTTGCAGCGTTCGGGCTTGCGCCGGGTTGCGGAATATTTCACCGGCCTTGGGTGCACGGCCATCGATCAGGAACGTGTCGAACCAAGCGTCGAGCACTGGGTCTCGATGGGGGCTGAATTCATCCAGAGCAGTCTGCCATTGTCGAGCGACCACCGGAGACAGTGGAAAGCCATCCCTGGCCAGACTGATCGCGGGCTGCAGCAACTCGGCAAAGGGCAGCTTGCCGAACCGTTTGGAGAGCTCCGCCCAGGCCGACGGGCAACCGGGCACCGTCACCGGCGTCCAGCCATACAGCGGCATCTGCTCGTGACCGCCCGCCTTGACCGCATCGATTGTCAGCGCTGCCGGCGCCTGGCCATTGCCGTTCAGCCCATGCAATTGGCCTTTGCTCCAGACCAGAGCAAAGGCGTCGCCGCCCAAGCCGCAGCCGGTAGGTTCAACCACCGTCAGCGCTGCCGCCGTGGCGATCGCGGCATCAATGGCATTGCCACCATTGCGCATGATTTCGATACCGGCTTCGGCGGCCAGAGGCTGTGAGGCCGCGACCATGCCACGCCGGGCAAACACACTCTGACGTTGCGACGGATAGGGATATTCGTGGGCGGAAAATTTCAACATGGCAAAAGCTCTTCCAAACAAGGATTCATTGGCAGCAGGTGTCCGGTTCCATGCCGGGTGAAAAAAGCCCCGACTGAGAAGGTCACAGCACGCGGCTGAGAAAGGCCTGGGTTCGTGGGTGTGTCGGTCGACTGAAGATCTGCTCCGGTGGCCCCTGCTCGATCAATTCGCCCTGATCGAGGACCACCACGCGGTCGGCGACTTCTCGGGCAAACCCCATTTCATGGGTGACCACTACCATCGTCATGCCGTCATCGGCCAACTGTTTCATCACCTGCAGCACCTCGCCGACGGTTTCCGGATCGAGGGCACTCGTGGGCTCGTCGAACAGCATGGCTTGAGGTTTCATCGCCAGCGCCCGGGCGATTGCCACGCGCTGCTGCTGCCCACCGGACAACATCGACGGGTAATGCATGGCCTTGTCCGCCAGACCGACCCGCGCGAGCAAGGCACGCGCTTGTTCCAACGCTTCAGCGCGAGGCACGCCGAGCACCTGGATCGGTGCCTCAATGATGTTTTCCAGCGCGGTCATGTGAGGGAACAGATTGAAACGTTGAAAGACCATCCCAATGTCCCGACGCTGGCGAGCGATGTTGCGTTCGGAGTCGCGCACCAGGCTGCCGTCGGCGCGCTCGCGATAACCCATGGCTCGGCCGTTGACGCGAATGCGCCCGCCTTGAATGTCCTCCAGCAGATTGATGCAGCGAATGAAGGTGGTCTTGCCCGAACCCGAGGCACCGATCAACACCACGACTTCACCACGCCGCACCTGCAAGGAAATCCCCTTGAGAATCTCCAGGTCGCCGAAGGACTTATGAATGTCCAGCGCCTCGATGATCAGTTCTTCACTTTTATGCGCCATGCTTAACGCCCCCTCAGCAATTTCAGCGTGCCGCGGCCGAACATGCGACTACCAGCCGCTGGCGGTGCGGGTCGATCGGACTGTCCGAAACGCGCTTCCAGCCAACGTTGGAAGAAGCCCCAGAGGGTGGTCAGCAGCAGGAAATAAATCGCCACCACCAGGTACAGTTCGAATACCCGGAATGTCGCCGACGTGACCATTTGTGTACTGAGCAATAACTCCTGCACGCCAATCACGCTGACCAGTGTCGTGTTCTTGAGCATCACGTTGAATTCGTTGCCCAACGGCGGAACGATGACCCGGAACGCCTGGGGCAGAACGATACGCCGCATCAGTTTGGCGAAGGTCATGCCCAGCGAACGCCCCGCTTCGTACTGCCCCCTGTCAACGGCACCGATCCCGGCACGAATGATCTCGGCCATGTAGGCGCCCTCGTTCAGGCCCAAGGCGATGATCGCTGCCTGGATATTGCCCGGCACCACCAAACCCAACAGCGTCACGTCCTCGAATCGGAAGATCCCGCCGGCCGCCAATGCGGTATAGAGAAAAACGATCTGCACCAATAGCGGCGTGCCGCGCATCAGCCATACATAAAACCGCACTGGCAGGTTGAGCAACGGGTTGTGCGACAGACGCAGCAGCGCCGCTGCCAGACCCAGCACGCAGCCCAACGCCATTGCCAGCACACTGA
This genomic window contains:
- a CDS encoding amino acid ABC transporter permease codes for the protein MNFNWDVFWQYLLQPSGVYLTGLWLTCLISVLAMALGCVLGLAAALLRLSHNPLLNLPVRFYVWLMRGTPLLVQIVFLYTALAAGGIFRFEDVTLLGLVVPGNIQAAIIALGLNEGAYMAEIIRAGIGAVDRGQYEAGRSLGMTFAKLMRRIVLPQAFRVIVPPLGNEFNVMLKNTTLVSVIGVQELLLSTQMVTSATFRVFELYLVVAIYFLLLTTLWGFFQRWLEARFGQSDRPAPPAAGSRMFGRGTLKLLRGR
- a CDS encoding gamma-glutamyltransferase family protein, whose product is MLKFSAHEYPYPSQRQSVFARRGMVAASQPLAAEAGIEIMRNGGNAIDAAIATAAALTVVEPTGCGLGGDAFALVWSKGQLHGLNGNGQAPAALTIDAVKAGGHEQMPLYGWTPVTVPGCPSAWAELSKRFGKLPFAELLQPAISLARDGFPLSPVVARQWQTALDEFSPHRDPVLDAWFDTFLIDGRAPKAGEIFRNPAQARTLQELADTEGESFYRGALAKRLDAHSRATGGYLRASDLQDYRAQWVDPISINYRGYDVWEIPPSGQGLVALMTLKILEGFDFDHRDSQQTWHRQLEAMKLAYSDGLHYITDPLHMRVAVADLLSDAYSRQRREQITDQAREPNPGDPHASGTVYLATADEEGNMVSFIQSNYHGFGSGVVLPDSGIALQNRGQEFSLDPDHANCLAPGKKTFHTIIPGFISQGDAPVGPFGVMGGYMQPQGHVQMVMNLVDFGLNPQAALDAPRWQWLGEMKVGIEQGASRDLAASLARRGHRIQVDCDLINYGRGQIIIRDPDTGVLCGGTEPRADSHIAVW
- a CDS encoding amino acid ABC transporter ATP-binding protein, with protein sequence MAHKSEELIIEALDIHKSFGDLEILKGISLQVRRGEVVVLIGASGSGKTTFIRCINLLEDIQGGRIRVNGRAMGYRERADGSLVRDSERNIARQRRDIGMVFQRFNLFPHMTALENIIEAPIQVLGVPRAEALEQARALLARVGLADKAMHYPSMLSGGQQQRVAIARALAMKPQAMLFDEPTSALDPETVGEVLQVMKQLADDGMTMVVVTHEMGFAREVADRVVVLDQGELIEQGPPEQIFSRPTHPRTQAFLSRVL